From Debaryomyces hansenii CBS767 chromosome C complete sequence, a single genomic window includes:
- a CDS encoding DEHA2C02596p (highly similar to uniprot|Q9Y758 Debaryomyces hansenii strain ATCC20317 CYP52A13 or uniprot|Q9Y757 Debaryomyces hansenii CYP52A12 Cytochrome P450) encodes MSTDKLKSYVEEISPYLTQWYVIALGGILVWYIGTSIKAYQFKQKYGCKEPPLVPGGFLSIKLLLDLLKTKSEGTMLEYAEHFFSLVKSQTFKLKLATVPIIFTQDPENIKAVLATQFNDFALGTRHAHFKPLLGDGIFTLDGDGWKNSRLLLRPQFAREQVAHVQTLEPHLQTLAEHISNKKGETFDIQELFFRLTVDAATEFLFGESVYSLRDGTVKDVAPLDFDGKSSFADSFNLSQSYLASRAYSQMFYFLINNKEFRNSNTKVHKFCKHYVEQALATSQDELDKKSKDGYIFLYELVKQTRNPKILQDQLLNILLAGRDTTAGLLSFTFFELARNPDVFEKLKNEIYTHFGDGANPRIETITFESLKRCEYLKFVLNEVLRLYPSVPINFRVSTKDTTIPRGGGPDKQDPVYVAKGTTVAYSVYTTHRLEQYYGKDSREFRPERWAENKKVGWAYVPFNGGPRICLGQQFALTEASYVVVRLIQMFPNLVSRDDRPYPPRKNVQLTMCHQDGVFISLNK; translated from the coding sequence ATGTCTACcgataaattaaaatcttatgttgaagaaatatcaccATATCTTACTCAATGGTATGTTATTGCCTTGGGGGGAATTTTGGTTTGGTATATAGGCACCAGTATAAAGGCTTATCAATTTAAGCAAAAGTACGGATGCAAAGAACCACCATTAGTGCCTGGAGGGTTTCTCTCGATTAAGTTGCTATTGGACTTGTTAAAAACCAAAAGTGAGGGTACAATGCTTGAATATGCAGAGCATTTTTTCTCGCTAGTGAAGTCTCAAACATTCAAACTTAAGTTGGCTACGGTACCAATTATTTTCACACAAGATccagaaaatataaaagcAGTTTTGGCTACGcaatttaatgattttgcGTTGGGTACAAGACATGCACACTTCAAGCCATTATTAGGAGATGGTATATTCACTTTAGACGGAGATGGATGGAAAAACTCCAGACTCTTGTTGAGGCCCCAGTTTGCACGTGAACAGGTTGCTCATGTTCAAACATTGGAACCACATTTGCAGACACTTGCCGAACATATCAGCAACAAGAAGGGAGAGACGTTTGATATTCAAGAGTTATTCTTCAGGTTAACTGTTGACGCTGCCACCGAGTTTTTGTTTGGGGAATCTGTCTACTCTTTACGTGATGGAACGGTTAAAGACGTTGCGCCATTAGATTTTGATGGTAAATCGAGTTTTGCAGATTCTTTTAACCTTTCTCAATCTTATTTGGCTTCTAGAGCTTACAGTCAGATGTTCTACTTCTTGATTAACAATAAGGAGTTTAGAAATTCCAATACGAAGGTTCATAAGTTCTGTAAGCATTATGTGGAACAAGCTTTAGCTACGTCGCAGGATGAATTGGACAAAAAGTCCAAGGATGGTTACATTTTCCTTTATGAATTAGTCAAGCAAACCAGAAACCCTAAGATCTTACAGGACCAATTATTGAACATTCTCTTGGCCGGTAGAGATACTACTGCGGGTTTGTTGTCGTTTACTTTCTTCGAATTGGCCAGAAATCCTGATGTGTTCgaaaagttgaagaacGAAATATACACTCATTTTGGAGATGGTGCCAACCCTCGTATTGAAACTATAACATTTGAATCGTTGAAGAGATGCGAGTACTTGaaatttgttttgaatGAAGTGTTAAGATTATACCCATCCGTGCCTATCAACTTCAGAGTTTCAACTAAAGATACAACTATTCCAAGAGGCGGAGGTCCAGATAAGCAGGACCCAGTTTATGTTGCAAAGGGTACCACCGTAGCATACTCTGTTTACACCACTCACAGACTCGAGCAATACTACGGTAAAGATTCAAGAGAATTCAGACCTGAAAGATGGgctgaaaataaaaaagtAGGATGGGCTTATGTACCATTCAACGGTGGGCCAAGAATTTGTTTAGGTCAACAGTTTGCATTGACTGAAGCTTCTTATGTTGTGGTTAGATTAATTCAAATGTTCCCCAACTTGGTGTCCAGAGATGACAGACCTTATCCACCTAGAAAAAATGTCCAATTAACAATGTGCCATCAGGATGGTGTTTTTATTTCCTTAAATAAGTAG